ACGTCAATTTTGGAGCCATGATCTGCTTTCATATACTCTAGTACCTCGACACGCTCGCTGAGCAATTCTACCATCACACTGATGTTGGCTTGTTGCTTTCGTACTTGTGCCAATTTTTGCTGAGTAAGCATCAGCTGCAGATCGATATCGAGCTGACCGTCGTAATAATCATTAAGACTGTCTTTGATTTCAGTCAGGGTAAAACCAATAGCCTGTGCGCTTTTGATCAGTTCAATACGTTCCACGCATTCTGGATGGAACTCAGTATATAGACGTGAGCCTGCTTGACGTTTGCGAGATTTTAGTAAGCCTAGTTGATCATAGTGGCGCACAGTATCTTTAGTTGTATTGGCTTTTGTTGCTAGAGCACCAATCAATAAAAAGGAATTGTCAGGGGACATAATACTCTCGTTGGAAGCTATGAGTGGGAATAAGACAGTAGGAACAATTAACTCAATTTACGCTGCCAAGGGGTTGGTGTATCAAGTAATGAGACGGGTAGTGGTATATAAGCGTCTTTTTGCCATTTGACCGAGCCGGCCCTTATTAAAGTATCTAACTGAGTAAGAAACTCAGCTCGAGGTACGGTAGTGGCACCCAAACTCATCAGATGATCATTCGGTAACTGACAGTCAACAAGAGCGACCTGACTTTGTTCGCATAGCCGCATTAATCCCCAAAAAGCCAGCTTGGAGGCGTTGGATACATAATGGAACATGGACTCGCCAAAATATATGCCGCCAAGCTTTAAGCCATAAAGTCCACCTATAAGCTGTCCTTGATCATTCCATACCTCAATGCTATGGGCAAAACCTTGCGCATGAAGATTGGTATAGGCCTCGATCATCTCTTCATGGATCCAAGTGTGCTCACCTTCAGGAAGCCCATCACTACGCGGTAAGCTACAGGCACGGATGACATCATCAAATGCCTGATTCAAGGTCAACTGCCAACGTTCGCGTCTTGCTTGTTTGCGTAAAGACTTGCTTGGTTGGTAGTCGGAGGGCACCACCACACATCTTGGTTCAGGACACCACCAAGCGATGGGCTCGTCTTCATTAAACCAAGGAAACAGTCCCTGCGCGTAAGCAGAAATCAGCGTGTCAGATGCCAGATCGCCACCCATGGCAACGA
This is a stretch of genomic DNA from Psychrobacter alimentarius. It encodes these proteins:
- a CDS encoding MerR family transcriptional regulator codes for the protein MSPDNSFLLIGALATKANTTKDTVRHYDQLGLLKSRKRQAGSRLYTEFHPECVERIELIKSAQAIGFTLTEIKDSLNDYYDGQLDIDLQLMLTQQKLAQVRKQQANISVMVELLSERVEVLEYMKADHGSKIDVETCKKKYMNNEQNHTDSLTNSSSNFE
- the aat gene encoding leucyl/phenylalanyl-tRNA--protein transferase; translated protein: MGNITLPNDQNITPETLKSLGRYDFPDPTSIDPEGIGLVAMGGDLASDTLISAYAQGLFPWFNEDEPIAWWCPEPRCVVVPSDYQPSKSLRKQARRERWQLTLNQAFDDVIRACSLPRSDGLPEGEHTWIHEEMIEAYTNLHAQGFAHSIEVWNDQGQLIGGLYGLKLGGIYFGESMFHYVSNASKLAFWGLMRLCEQSQVALVDCQLPNDHLMSLGATTVPRAEFLTQLDTLIRAGSVKWQKDAYIPLPVSLLDTPTPWQRKLS